The genomic window AAGTCATTGATGCAGTCATAGCTGCATTAGACTGAGCAAGAAGATAACTGACTAATCACAGCTTTACCATTTACCCGCAAGTTATAGGGCAATTACACCCAACGCAAGTTATCACCAGGCAACCAATCCTGACAACTTTTGGTGCTATCAAACTCTGAAATATTCATGAAACCTGCATTTAACAGCCCAAAAATACCATGATAGAGATCAATGCTTTTGATACTTGGACTACTACAACACAAACTACGATTCCTTTGATTGGAATGTCCACTAATAATAGTATAAAATAATCACTCTTCCAccttatatttaaataaaattgtgGGTCTGTTAATCGCGATTTTATTGTATTATTGGATGTAATTTGCATTTAAAGTCAGTATATCAGTTTTCCTATCTCATTTCTGCGCCCTTTGTGTGTCATGTATTTAGTAAATTTATCGCTGTTTTGCTATCGTATGGTTCAATAAGTTGGGAAGCGTTTAAAATCCACAGGTAGTTAAACAAAGGCATTATTGATAATCAAATTAGCAGAAGGCAAGCCATTAATTAATGTCTGTAATTTGATTCTGCAGCAGCAGGGGCAGGGAATAATGTAGTAAATCTAGTTTTGTTGCTCACACAGACACAGTTGATCTGGCAGGATGGTGATTCAGATCGAGGCTGGTAATGTGGGGATAAACAAAAGAGCCACAGTATAAACGATTTCCAATCTTGATTGCGCTTGTAACCTAACATAATTTGTGATCATAGTAGTGGGCAACCGGTTTTCCTTCCAAATCAACTACTAAGACACCTGCATTTTTCCCCTTTGACAATCCTCCAAACCTGCATTTTTCCCCTTTGACAATCCTCCAATGTACTTCTCCATCAGTCCCATGGCCTTTCGGATGAAAGCATATCTCAATGCCAAGTCCAAAACAACCGAATTTCCCTGcccaattaaatatattttacaacTATGCATAGCCAGTGTATAGAATATCAAGGCATCAAATAGtattaacttttattaatttaccgTGGCTAATGCAATCCAGTAGTGGCCCTCTCcatcatatttaatattatcaGGCAGACCAGTCAAGTTATCCACAAATTTCTCTAGCTCTCCCTGTTTGTTGCCCTCTATGTAATATTTTCTACATCTTCTCCTGCAATTAAATTGATTATCATTGTTATTAGCATGTCACTGTTGGGATTATGAGAAGCCTTTTCGGGAAGGGAACATACATTGTGGTTTCACATAAGATTAGAGAATTTTGACGTGGTGACACAGCAACTCCATTAGCAAAGTAAAGATGGGTGACTAACACCCTGGTTTTTCTGGTAACAGGATCGAAGCTCATAAGCCGCCCATGTGGCTTACCCTCCAGCACGTCCCAAACGCTATCTTCCATGCTATATTTGTAGGAAGCGTCGGTGAAGTATATCATACCATTGTCAGCTACATCTACTCCATCCGCAAGCTTGAATTTCAACCCATCAGCCTCCTCCGTTAGCACCTCCACCTCACCATCTCTGCTTATATTCAGCAGTCCCTGTCACATTAATCGTCAGTTTAAAAACGAAAACGTGATTTCGCTGCTTGCTGCTTCCAGGTCTGTGAGCAACTAACCTTATAACCATCAGCCACGATAGCTTCCCCATTGTGGCCAAGAGCCACTCCTAGCGGTCTACCGTGGGTGTTAACCCATTTTTCCACTGCTGAATCTGCGTGGTGCAATCTAACTCGCTTGATCCTCCCATCCTGACAGCCGGTGTAAATGAGGTGCGACTTGGAATCACATGCGATGTCTTCTAGTCCTAGCAACTCCCCTGCACCCACGAGCTCTGCACCTTGCAGCATGCGATCGTTGCGCAACGACACAGACATGGCTGCCTGACCCAACTCGTGGATGGGCAAAGGAGCTGGATCGAATGGATCAAGCTGGTAGACAAGCACAGCTGCCAGTACGGGAAACAAAGTGGATAAAAGAAGAGGGAAGGGGCATAGTCTCTTTTTTGGATGAGGAGCAGGAGATGGCATACCCCGAATCAGAATTTGAGTGAGGCATTGAAGCGTTGGGGACTTGCAGATTCAACAAAAACGATTTTAATATATACCAATTTTACAGATCTAAGGGGTCATAGTGAGCCCAAAATTGTTAAGATAATGCAACTTGCCaacttttaataattaattattaaatgttagGATAATGCATTCTTGACTTatatttaaaaagattaaattagtaGTAActcaactattaaatttttttttcggtCACTTAATtagtaaaagttataaaatgatcactcaTTTATTAGTAAGTTTCTTTGTTGTCAtccaactatttaattttgtattttttgggCACTAGTTGTAGTagcaacttttaaaattgatataatagcaactttaacccttaatatttatacattgtatTAATTTAGTCTTGGCTCTAAAAAAATCCAACTCTCAACATTTGCACTTTTTTATTGTGACctttgagggttaattttaaaggaattaaaaaatatgaaaatttattatattgtatatttgggtgtttctgtttttttatatatttccaatcaaatttagataatttttttaactttttagatGAAAGGGTGATAGCCAGATAAATTCGTATTTTAGTATATTTATTCTTGGCTAATTGtcaaataaaatactattaaatttagatttttcttGTTAGGAATGAATTTGGTGTGctgaattcaaactcttacaaaaagaGGCTAAATTGAAGCAAAAAGTAAAGAGGAGGGCTTGATTGAAAGGTTGAAGATATAAAGATGACTAGATAAAGATTAAAGGGTTGAAGTATTTTTTTAAAGTGGCTGGATAAAAATTgaaggattttttatatttttacaactctgtaattaatttaaatttaatctctg from Gossypium hirsutum isolate 1008001.06 chromosome D12, Gossypium_hirsutum_v2.1, whole genome shotgun sequence includes these protein-coding regions:
- the LOC107945783 gene encoding protein STRICTOSIDINE SYNTHASE-LIKE 5, whose product is MPSPAPHPKKRLCPFPLLLSTLFPVLAAVLVYQLDPFDPAPLPIHELGQAAMSVSLRNDRMLQGAELVGAGELLGLEDIACDSKSHLIYTGCQDGRIKRVRLHHADSAVEKWVNTHGRPLGVALGHNGEAIVADGYKGLLNISRDGEVEVLTEEADGLKFKLADGVDVADNGMIYFTDASYKYSMEDSVWDVLEGKPHGRLMSFDPVTRKTRVLVTHLYFANGVAVSPRQNSLILCETTMRRCRKYYIEGNKQGELEKFVDNLTGLPDNIKYDGEGHYWIALATGNSVVLDLALRYAFIRKAMGLMEKYIGGLSKGKNAGLEDCQRGKMQVS